The proteins below come from a single Bacteroidota bacterium genomic window:
- a CDS encoding helix-hairpin-helix domain-containing protein, with protein sequence MEKSRIILLIILSILIQSVQGQKTEVDNQDVAEEYLEEAVENSDENADLSEYTQDMDYFIDHPLNLNAATTEDLEKFGFLTDFQIKSLQDYIKEHGNLLSINELQYVYGFTAGLTEKLKPYIVVAPVGKVNVASFREMIKNPGQQLCFKTMRILEHQQGYSRLSDSELKENSNSMYLGNPWQMYIQYRFNASDHIYAGFTAEKDPGEQFFKGNNKKGFDFYSAHLQLKNTGFIKSLCIGDYKAEFGQGLILWPGLSLGKSADIYGISKRSEGISKYTSSDENSFLRGIGATFAVKNFRLSLFY encoded by the coding sequence AGGATAATATTACTAATCATTTTAAGTATTCTGATTCAGTCCGTTCAAGGGCAGAAGACTGAGGTCGACAATCAGGATGTTGCAGAAGAATACCTGGAAGAAGCAGTTGAAAACAGTGATGAAAACGCAGACCTTTCAGAATATACCCAGGATATGGACTATTTTATTGACCATCCCCTGAACCTGAATGCTGCTACAACCGAAGACCTTGAGAAATTCGGGTTTCTCACCGACTTTCAAATTAAAAGCCTGCAAGATTACATAAAAGAACACGGGAACCTTTTATCCATAAACGAACTGCAATATGTTTACGGATTTACAGCCGGCCTGACTGAAAAACTAAAACCCTATATTGTTGTCGCGCCAGTCGGCAAAGTAAACGTTGCTTCCTTTAGGGAAATGATTAAAAATCCCGGCCAGCAGCTTTGCTTCAAAACCATGCGCATACTTGAGCACCAACAAGGTTATTCCAGGTTATCCGACTCCGAATTAAAAGAGAATTCCAATTCCATGTATCTGGGAAATCCCTGGCAGATGTATATCCAATACCGGTTTAATGCATCAGACCATATCTATGCAGGATTTACGGCAGAAAAAGATCCGGGGGAGCAATTTTTCAAAGGAAACAATAAAAAAGGTTTTGACTTTTACTCGGCTCACCTTCAGTTAAAGAATACCGGGTTCATCAAATCCCTATGCATCGGAGATTATAAAGCAGAATTTGGTCAGGGGCTGATTCTCTGGCCGGGATTATCATTGGGCAAATCTGCAGATATTTATGGCATAAGCAAAAGATCAGAAGGGATCAGCAAATATACTTCCAGTGATGAGAACTCTTTCCTTCGCGGAATAGGAGCCACATTCGCAGTAAAAAATTTCAGATTATCCCTGTTTTATT